From a region of the Candidatus Schekmanbacteria bacterium genome:
- a CDS encoding DUF362 domain-containing protein, whose protein sequence is MSGKEFKKFCSKMNRRSFLKSTTIAAASLSINPSKVLAELAEKIKKTFPLPEKSIVAITKDKKSISDSFVIDKSRVRRMIDEGIKNMTGAKNLSEAWASVFPNLKDNEVIGLKVNTINPRIPAHPEVAYSIVDSMVEGGINKQNILIWDNVDAFLINAGYKINDTKEGYRCYGTYHDKSIWLDPEAKVYIRSENIVNHHSKILSQHIDYLINVPVLKKSEFAGVTLSMKNMYGTIHLSEQATFDPTSLTDEQVEVIEKMHAHNANPQIAEVNASEQLMKKTKLVVLDALMGIYEGSAHVDPQGVNHTIIISPDRVATDLTGMKIINEERKKRGKKLISKEYAGHIWSAEKLGIGNADESKIEVRMSELKTS, encoded by the coding sequence ATGAGTGGTAAAGAATTCAAAAAATTTTGTTCAAAAATGAATAGAAGAAGTTTCTTGAAGAGTACCACTATCGCTGCTGCTTCTCTCTCGATAAATCCATCCAAAGTACTTGCTGAACTTGCTGAAAAGATAAAAAAGACTTTTCCCCTTCCTGAAAAATCGATTGTTGCAATTACAAAAGACAAAAAATCAATTTCAGATAGTTTTGTTATAGATAAGTCTCGTGTGAGGAGAATGATTGATGAAGGAATAAAGAATATGACAGGTGCAAAGAATCTGTCGGAAGCATGGGCGTCAGTTTTTCCAAATCTGAAAGACAATGAAGTAATTGGATTAAAGGTTAATACAATCAATCCGCGCATTCCTGCCCATCCTGAAGTTGCATATTCAATTGTAGATAGTATGGTTGAAGGTGGTATCAATAAACAAAATATATTGATATGGGATAATGTGGATGCTTTTCTTATCAATGCAGGCTATAAAATAAATGACACTAAGGAGGGATACAGGTGCTACGGAACATACCATGACAAAAGCATCTGGCTCGACCCAGAGGCAAAAGTTTACATAAGATCTGAAAATATTGTCAACCACCATAGTAAAATTCTATCTCAGCATATAGATTATTTGATAAATGTTCCTGTTCTGAAAAAATCGGAATTTGCAGGTGTAACCCTATCAATGAAGAATATGTATGGAACAATTCATCTCTCAGAGCAGGCAACTTTTGACCCCACTTCTCTGACAGATGAGCAAGTAGAAGTGATAGAAAAGATGCATGCCCATAACGCAAATCCACAGATAGCGGAAGTAAATGCAAGCGAGCAGTTGATGAAAAAGACTAAACTCGTTGTCCTCGATGCATTGATGGGAATTTATGAAGGGAGCGCTCATGTAGACCCTCAGGGAGTAAACCATACAATAATAATCAGTCCTGATAGAGTAGCCACTGATTTGACAGGAATGAAAATAATCAATGAGGAAAGAAAAAAACGCGGCAAAAAGCTCATATCAAAGGAGTATGCAGGACATATTTGGTCAGCCGAGAAGCTCGGCATCGGAAATGCCGACGAGTCGAAAATTGAAGTTAGAATGTCTGAATTA
- a CDS encoding MBL fold metallo-hydrolase: MKNCRIVLLLIFLISFSSATILYSHSEEQRAKEVAKGVYAVTDLGFSNCGFIVTDDCVVVVDTTMLPSFAEDLLNEIKKITDKPVKFAINTHWHTDHIGGNQAFASKGIPIIGQQFTRDKVAERRKEQDEGKADESLKMFGPDFKFTPPNMTFKNEMRIYPGGREIVIKYFGGGHTGGDAVVYIPDAKVLFSGDLFLKGSGLPDYRDDANIDVHINALKELQKMDIEKIVCGHLERLGSTDITAKKEDIQKSLDKMIALRDEIKKYVDKGVSAEKAAESIKFPEGENPFYKANFKKIILKVYGDIKNLKN, translated from the coding sequence ATGAAAAATTGCAGGATAGTTCTTCTTTTAATTTTTCTTATATCCTTTTCAAGCGCAACAATCCTCTATTCACATTCTGAAGAGCAAAGAGCAAAGGAGGTTGCAAAGGGAGTATATGCAGTTACGGATTTGGGCTTTTCAAATTGTGGTTTTATCGTTACTGATGATTGTGTAGTCGTTGTAGATACGACAATGCTGCCCTCTTTTGCTGAAGATTTACTAAATGAAATAAAGAAGATTACTGACAAACCTGTAAAGTTTGCAATCAATACTCATTGGCATACAGACCATATTGGTGGAAATCAGGCATTTGCCTCAAAGGGGATTCCTATTATAGGTCAGCAATTTACAAGAGATAAAGTTGCTGAGAGAAGAAAAGAACAGGATGAAGGGAAAGCAGATGAATCGCTGAAGATGTTTGGTCCTGATTTTAAGTTTACGCCTCCTAATATGACATTTAAAAATGAAATGCGCATTTATCCGGGGGGAAGGGAGATTGTGATTAAATATTTTGGCGGGGGCCATACAGGAGGTGATGCCGTTGTATATATTCCTGATGCCAAAGTTCTTTTCAGCGGTGACCTTTTTTTAAAAGGTTCGGGACTGCCTGATTATAGAGATGATGCCAATATCGATGTCCACATCAATGCGCTAAAAGAGCTTCAAAAGATGGACATAGAAAAGATTGTTTGCGGACATCTTGAACGCCTTGGCTCAACAGATATTACTGCCAAAAAAGAAGATATACAGAAATCTCTTGATAAAATGATAGCGCTTAGAGATGAAATAAAAAAATATGTCGATAAGGGTGTTTCAGCTGAAAAGGCGGCAGAATCTATTAAATTTCCGGAAGGTGAAAATCCTTTTTATAAAGCCAATTTCAAAAAGATTATTTTGAAAGTTTATGGTGATATTAAAAATTTAAAGAATTAG